A window from Culex pipiens pallens isolate TS chromosome 3, TS_CPP_V2, whole genome shotgun sequence encodes these proteins:
- the LOC120414117 gene encoding nuclear valosin-containing protein-like — protein sequence MLHKKPAGALYDPMIIPRVKQYLEENVHQTYVDVGVMARELQDRYREYNRRKTVPFRMLVEQAYKTVLHSYGLDSNPSSDNEEEGNSDLEVMEEGGGSSGRNANHMNDTLTNMYMNSGKAKAGGSAAAAGGGAASGGDGDAIDISSDEDDEGGNSRDKEKAVSTTSDRERMKVIETQIASNKHITVTKVTRGGVEKPRSGDEAVDSSNGSTNGRRAAEQQGLHQAKRRRLEQAQNSEVSNSNSNPLLPGYPAIVPAASSRNVEKQHQQQHQQPAKVAPAGGRSERSKRFKKEVWSKLVDTCFLDVGGMDKILRDLCELLLHVKHPEVYRHIGLPPPRGFLLHGPPGSGKTLLAHAIAGQLKIGLIEIAATELVAGVSGESEERIREVFEQAAILSPCVLFIDEIDAISANRVNAQKDMERRVVAQLLSSLDGLSRIEGGDEVLVIGATNRPDALDPALRRVGRFDQEISLGIPDRDARAQILKIICKNLKLEQSINYDELAKLTPGYVGADLLALVTRAATTAIKRMLTERERHQLLVEATRERDLEIQLRKAEQERLKQLAKKAVVDDEVMEVDESAKSKLNGNTSVDDVVALEDDVEEVVNLDDDKEEEKSAEAEKTTSEEEKKVDETADKDAAKPDEAEAKPAEGEDKKEAEGDEKKPDEEAKPAEAEAVAVVDADVEMAADSSTPAEKDVVPVEEPKPSSTEVVEAPAESSEAVAEAEKPAEVDTSDEIAASAAEPQPEPEPEVELMEEEEPELEPIPLPTLDLPKLMNLLLDHTNPLADAELDSFCIERDDFLDSLKSVQPSAKREGFITVPDVTWNDIGSLGDIREELKLAILAPVKFPHRLKMLGLSAPSGVLLCGPPGCGKTLLAKAVANEAGINFISVKGPELLNMYVGESERAVRQCFQRARNSAPCVIFFDEFDSLCPKRSDNAEGGAGMRVVNQLLTEMDGIEDRKGVFLMAATNRPDIVDPAVLRPGRLDKILYVGLPAEPDRADILRALTKNRSQPPLAEDVELGLLARLTEGYTGADLAGLVRQASLQTLKDSIDACDGGAQEEGSSEEAEEQQLVVELRHFQEAIRNIKPSVNEEDKKHYERLKRKYGSPAAQ from the exons ATGCTGCACAAGAAGCCGGCCGGAGCGCTGTACGATCCGATGATCATCCCGCGGGTCAAGCAG TACCTGGAGGAAAACGTCCACCAAACGTACGTGGACGTCGGGGTGATGGCGCGCGAGCTGCAGGACCGGTACCGCGAGTACAACCGCCGCAAGACGGTCCCCTTCCGGATGCTGGTCGAGCAGGCGTACAAAACGGTGCTGCACAGCTACGGCCTCGACAGCAACCCGTCGAGCGACAACGAGGAGGAGGGAAACTCCGACTTGGAGGTGATGGAGGAGGGCGGTGGATCGAGTGGCCGGAACGCGAACCACATGAACGACACGCTCACGAACATGTACATGAACAGTGGCAAGGCCAAGGCGGGTGgttcggctgctgctgctggtggtggggCGGCTAGTGGGGGCGATGGCGATGCGATTGACATCAGTAGCGATGAGGACGATGAGGGCGGGAACTCGCGGGATAAGGAGAAGGCGGTTTCTACGACGAGCGACCGGGAACGGATGAAGGTCATTGAGACGCAGATTGCGTCGAACAAGCACATTACGGTGACGAAGGTTACGCGTGGTGGGGTGGAGAAGCCACGATCTGGGGATGAGGCGGTTGACTCGAGCAATGGGAGTACGAACGGGCGGAGGGCGGCGGAACAGCAGGGATTGCATCAGGCGAAGAGGCGTCGGTTGGAGCAGGCGCAAAATTCCGAGGTTAGCAACAGCAATTCTAATCCGCTGCTGCCTGGGTATCCGGCGATTGTTCCGGCAGCTTCGTCGCGGAATGTTGAGaagcagcatcagcagcagcatcaacagCCGGCAAAGGTGGCTCCAGCTGGAGGTCGGTCGGAGCGCTCGAAGCGCTTCAAGAAGGAGGTTTGGTCCAAGTTGGTGGACACCTGCTTCTTGGACGTTGGTGGAATGGACAAGATCCTGCGCGATTTGTGCGAACTGTTGCTGCACGTGAAGCATCCGGAGGTTTACCGGCATATTGGATTGCCGCCGCCGCGTGGATTCCTGCTGCACGGACCTCCTGGCTCGGGGAAGACGTTGCTTGCGCACGCCATCGCCGGTCAGCTCAAGATCGGACTGATTGAGATCGCCGCCACGGAGTTGGTCGCGGGAGTTTCCGGCGAATCGGAGGAACGCATCCGGGAAGTGTTCGAGCAGGCCGCGATCCTTTCGCCGTGCGTACTCTTCATCGACGAGATCGACGCCATCTCGGCGAACCGCGTCAACGCCCAGAAGGACATGGAACGACGAGTCGTTGCGCAGCTGTTGAGCAGCTTGGATGGGCTCTCGCGGATCGAAGGCGGTGACGAGGTGCTCGTCATCGGTGCCACCAACCGGCCAGATGCGCTCGACCCGGCCCTGCGTCGCGTCGGTCGCTTTGACCAGGAAATCTCGCTCGGAATTCCGGATCGCGATGCGCGCGCTCAAATTCTGAAAATCATCTGCAAAAACCTCAAACTTGAGCAGTCCATCAACTACGACGAACTCGCCAAGCTTACCCCCGGTTATGTCGGAGCGGATCTGCTGGCGCTGGTCACCCGTGCGGCCACGACCGCCATCAAGCGAATGCTCACGGAACGCGAACGCCACCAGCTGCTGGTCGAGGCCACCCGCGAGCGTGATCTGGAAATCCAGCTTCGCAAAGCGGAGCAAGAACGACTCAAGCAGCTGGCCAAGAAAGCCGTCGTCGATGACGAAGTCATGGAGGTGGACGAATCTGCCAAGAGCAAACTCAACGGAAACACCTCCGTTGATGACGTGGTTGCGCTGGAGGACGACGTCGAGGAGGTCGTAAACCTGGACGACGACAAGGAGGAAGAAAAATCAGCCGAAGCCGAGAAGACAACCTCGGAAGAGGAGAAAAAGGTCGACGAGACCGCTGACAAAGACGCGGCCAAGCCCGACGAAGCGGAAGCAAAACCCGCCGAAGGCGAGGACAAGAAAGAAGCGGAAGGTGATGAAAAGAAACCCGACGAAGAAGCCAAACCAGCTGAAGCTGAAGCCGTCGCTGTCGTCGACGCCGACGTTGAAATGGCTGCCGACAGCAGCACGCCAGCCGAGAAGGACGTCGTCCCCGTCGAAGAGCCCAAACCGTCGTCAACTGAAGTCGTCGAAGCGCCAGCCGAGTCGAGCGAAGCCGTCGCCGAAGCGGAGAAACCCGCGGAAGTTGACACCTCAGATGAAATCGCCGCTTCGGCGGCGGAGCCGCAGCCCGAACCCGAACCGGAAGTAGAACTGATGGAAGAGGAAGAACCCGAGCTGGAACCGATCCCCCTCCCAACCCTGGACCTGCCCAAGCTGATGAATCTCCTCCTCGACCACACGAACCCCCTGGCGGACGCCGAACTGGACAGCTTCTGCATCGAGCGGGACGATTTCCTCGACTCGCTCAAATCGGTTCAACCTTCGGCCAAGCGCGAGGGCTTCATCACCGTGCCGGACGTCACCTGGAACGACATCGGATCGCTCGGAGACATCCGGGAGGAGTTGAAGCTGGCCATTCTGGCGCCCGTAAAGTTCCCCCACCGGTTGAAGATGCTTGGGCTGAGTGCTCCGTCGGGGGTGTTGCTGTGCGGACCGCCTGGCTGTGGAAAGACGCTGCTCGCGAAGGCCGTGGCGAACGAGGCCGGGATTAACTTTATCTCGGTGAAGGGACCGGAGCTGCTGAatatg TACGTCGGCGAATCGGAGCGCGCCGTGCGGCAGTGCTTCCAGCGGGCCCGCAACTCCGCCCCGTGCGTCATCTTCTTCGACGAGTTCGACTCGCTGTGCCCGAAGCGGTCGGACAATGCCGAGGGCGGCGCCGGCATGCGCGTCGTCAACCAGCTGCTCACCGAGATGGACGGCATCGAGGACCGGAAGGGCGTGTTCCTGATGGCGGCCACCAACCGACCGGACATTGTCGATCCGGCCGTGCTGCGTCCGGGCCGCCTGGACAAGATTCTGTACGTGGGACTGCCGGCCGAGCCGGACCGGGCGGACATTTTGCGCGCACTCACCAAGAACCGGTCACAGCCGCCGCTGGCCGAGGACGTCGAGCTGGGCCTGTTGGCGCGACTCACCGAGGGTTACaccggcgcggatttggcgggCCTGGTGCGGCAAGCCTCGTTACAGACGCTGAAGGATTCGATCGATGCTTGTGATGGCGGTGCGCAGGAGGAAGGATCGTCGGAGGAAGCGGAAGAGCAGCAGCTGGTGGTCGAGCTCAGACACTTCCAGGAAGCGATACGCAACATTAAGCCTTCGGTCAATGAAGAG GACAAGAAGCACTACGAGCGATTGAAGCGAAAGTACGGTTCTCCGGCAGCGCAGTAA